Below is a window of Pseudomonas sp. B21-040 DNA.
TTTCACCACCTGATGTTGATGCTTGAGCCATGGCCGCCAAAGTCGAACCGTTCTGGATACGCAAAACCCTCGATCAACTGGATCAAGAGGAATGGGAGTCGCTGTGCGACGGTTGTGGCCTTTGCTGCTTGCAAAAACTCGAAGATGAAGACGACAACAGCGTCTACTACACGCGTATCGCCTGCAAATTGCTCGACCTGAAAACCTGCCAGTGCACCGATTATCCGAACCGGCGTGACTTCGTTCCGGACTGCATCCAGCTCACGCCGGGCAAGGCGGACGAATTCAAATGGCTGCCACCGACCTGCGGCTATCGCTTGGTCAGTGAAGGCAAGGACCTGCCGCTCTGGCACCATCTGGTGTGCGGCGACCGCGATGCGGTGCACCACGAACGTATTTCACAATCCGGACGCATGCTTGCCGAAGGCAGCGTGCCTGAAGATGATTGGGAAGATCACCTGATTTTCCGGGCGGGCTGATCGCACCAGGGTTTTAACGTTTCACGAAGGAGTGTGTATGGCTGTGGGATTGCGGCTGGCGTTGGTCGTTGGGCTGCTGGCCCTGAATTCGTCCGTGTGGGCGGCGATGAAAGTCGATCTGGATTATCACGTGCGCCTGTTGCCGCAAAGTGATCAGGCTGAGGTGCGCCTGACGCTGACGCAGGGTTCGTCGGTGCGCAGCCTGGATTTTGACCTAGGCGATGGCAGCCGCTACAGCGACTTCAAGGCCGATGGCCAGTGGCAGCTCACGCCGGGCAAGGTGGCGCGGGGTGTCTGGCATCCCGCCGCCGACAAGGCCAGCCTGACCTACCGCGTGCGCATCAGCCATGGGCGCAAAAGCGGCAGTTTCGACACGCGCATGACGCCGACCTGGGCGCTGATGCGCGGTGACGATCTGGTGCCGGCCGCCAAGCTCGATCAGCAGGACGGCGTCGAGCTGGTATCACGCCTTGAGTTCGAGTTGCCCACCGGTTGGAAAAGCGTCGAAACCGCCTGGCCGCGGATCGGCAAAAACAAATTCCGCATCGACAACGTGTCCCGGCTGTTCGACCGGCCGACTGGGTGGATGCTCGCCGGCCACCTCGGCAGCCGCCGCACGCGGTTGGGGGAAACCGAAGTCACCGTCGCTTCGCCTCAGGGCCAGGGCATGCATCGCATGGACGTACTGACGCTGCTGACCTTTGTCTGGCCGCAAGTTCAAGCCGTGTTCCCGAGCCATCCAGGCAAATTGCTGATTGTCGGTGCCAACGACCCGATGTGGCGCGGTAGCCTCGCGGCGCATGAATCGATCTACCTCAATACGCGTCTGCCGCTGGTCAGCGAAAGCGGCAGCAGTGCGCTGGTGCGTGAATTGGTGCAGGTGTTCGCACGGCTCAACGATACGCAGCGCAGCGACTGGATCAGCGAAGGTTTTGCCGAGTATTACGCCATTGAGCTGATGCGCCGCGCCGGCGGCATGAGCGATGAGCGGTATGAAAGCTTGCACGGCAAGCTGATCAAGGACAGCCAGAAAGTCACGACCCTGCGCGGCGAACAGATCAATTCGGCGCAAGTGTCGAAAGCCGTGGTGCTGTTACAGGAACTGGATCGCGAGATACGCTTGAAAACCCGCAACAAGCGTTCGCTGGATGATGTACTGCGCGAGGCGATGCATCTGGGAAGTGTGGATACCAAGGCGTTCGTTCAGTTGGCCGAGAGCGTCATTGGCGAATCGTCCAAGGTCCTTGATACCGCGTTGCTTCAGTAACACCGCCATCGCGGGCAAGCCCGCTCCCACAGGGAAACGCATTCCAAGGTGGGAGCGGGCTTGCCCGCGATGAGGCCCTCAGCTTCAGTACATCTTGAGGATCAAACCTCGGCTTTCGGCGACTTCAACGAATCATTCCCCGTCACCGTAGCCGTGTTGGTCGCCGCCTCGGCATTCGCCTTCAGCTTGCTCAACTCTTCCCCGGCCCGCTCGATCTTCGCCCGCACGATGTCCATGTCCTGGCGGCTTTTCTCGATCATGCTTTTGAGCGAACTGTGCCCGGTAATCCCTCGAGCCAGTGCCACGCCGCCGATCGCCACCTGAATCAAGCCGAAAATACCGCCGCGACGCAGGCCCTTGCCCATCATCAACACGCCACCGGCCACGGAGCCGGCGCGTTCCCAGCCGTGAACGTTCTGCTCGGAAGGGGTCTGGAACGGGGTGGATTCGATGCGCTCTACACGTTTGAGTTCGCTCATGATCTTTCTCCTGGCAGAAATCACTGATTCAGTCGTGGATAGTTAAGCTGACTGCCGAGGCCGGCGGCTTGTTCCATTGGATGTGCATTGATTCAGCGAAATTTCGCACCGGAACGGGTGTTGAGCCCTTTGGACATGCGGTCGTAGAGCACGACATTGACGGTGGCCGCCAGGTTCATGCAACCGGTGGTCGGGATGTAGACCACGTCTTCGCACCAGTCGCGAATGTCTTTATCCAGCGAGCCGTCTTCCGGGCCGAAGATGTAGAGGGCGCGGTCCGGGTGGGTGTATTCCGGCAGGGAACGGGCGCCATCGACCAGTTCCACGGCAACCGGCACGCAGCCCAGAGGCAGGATTTTTTTCAGGTCGTCGATGCCGATCAGCGGGATGTCGTAGTGCACGCGCTTGGTGTCGGTGACGAAGTCGGCAGCGCGTTCATAGCGCTTGCCGGTGTAGAACACGGACGCCACGCCATAGCAGCCGGCGGCGCGCATGACCGAACCGACGTTTTCGGGTGATTTGGGGTTATACAAACCAATGCAGCTGTACCGTTTGTCTGCCACGAGCGGGGTGCCTTCGGGGAAAAAACGGCGATTATACGGGGATTGGGGGAGGGGTGTTTGGTTTGAGATTGGTGGTGCCTGG
It encodes the following:
- a CDS encoding YcgN family cysteine cluster protein, whose translation is MAAKVEPFWIRKTLDQLDQEEWESLCDGCGLCCLQKLEDEDDNSVYYTRIACKLLDLKTCQCTDYPNRRDFVPDCIQLTPGKADEFKWLPPTCGYRLVSEGKDLPLWHHLVCGDRDAVHHERISQSGRMLAEGSVPEDDWEDHLIFRAG
- a CDS encoding DUF2892 domain-containing protein, whose protein sequence is MSELKRVERIESTPFQTPSEQNVHGWERAGSVAGGVLMMGKGLRRGGIFGLIQVAIGGVALARGITGHSSLKSMIEKSRQDMDIVRAKIERAGEELSKLKANAEAATNTATVTGNDSLKSPKAEV
- a CDS encoding RNA methyltransferase is translated as MADKRYSCIGLYNPKSPENVGSVMRAAGCYGVASVFYTGKRYERAADFVTDTKRVHYDIPLIGIDDLKKILPLGCVPVAVELVDGARSLPEYTHPDRALYIFGPEDGSLDKDIRDWCEDVVYIPTTGCMNLAATVNVVLYDRMSKGLNTRSGAKFR